The following nucleotide sequence is from Nitrospira sp..
CAGACCTTGGGCGAAATGATGGCGGTGATACGCCCGCCGTCCAACGGGGACAGCGGTATCAGGTTGAACAGATTGATCATGAACCCGGCGTAGGCCAAGGCCAGCAACAGCGGACTGTCGGTGTATTCGGCGGCATAATAACAGGCGACAGCGGCGACCGTGCCGGCCACCGGCCCGGCGATGCCGACATAGGCCTCGGTTTCCACATCCATCGGTTGCTCCTTGAGCTGAATCCAGGCGCCGACGAAGGGAATGAAGGTCGGGGCCCCGACGTCCAGATTGCGCTGCTTGGCGGCGGCGTAATGTCCCAGTTCGTGGAACAGGATCAGCAGCACGAAGCCCACCGCGTACCACCAGCCGAACACAAAGCTGTAGGCCACCATCGACAGGAGCATCGTCCCGCCGGTGAGCGCCACCTTCCCCAGCTTGAGCCCCGAGAGGAGCAGCAGGAGGACCTTCACGACGGAAGCCCTCCGTCACCCCGCATCGACTCCACCTGCGGCTTTTTCTTGAAGTACTTCGCCGCCAGGCCCCCCAGCGCGATCACCAACAGCATCAGGAATTTCTTGCCCACCATCAGCAGGGGCACCACGAACGCCCATAACTTCGCCAACAGCCCCGACTTGATCGCCGCCCCTGCAATGAGCGCCGACAACCCGACGGCCGCCACCTTGTCGGTCGTGCTGTTGAAATCGCGGTACCGTTTCCCCTCGACGAACTCCACATTCCCGAGCAGCTGTCCCACATGCGGCTTCAAGGTCGGCAGGGCTTCCAAGGGCCCCACCATGTTCATGCTGAGGTAGCCATGCCGTCCGAGAGCCAAAGTGTTGTAGTTGACCCCCACCGTCTCCTGCTCCTGCGCTGAGATGGCCCACACCACCTTGTGCGCCGCCCTGTCGTAATGCGGCTTTTCCTCCCACCCACGGATGATCAAGGGCGGTACTCCCTGTGCGTGCCTGGCCTTATTGTCTTCCTCCGTGCCTTCCTTGATCGCAGCCATGAGGGCATCGGCGTCCCATTCGGCGGCCTCGTCGTCCTTGACGTAGCCGGCATCGACATAACGTGCGACCAAGAACCAGCCTTCGCCTTCCTTCGTGGAGGTGATCAGCGCCAACTCCTGACCGGACGGAAAGTTGCCCATTCGCTTGAGCAACTGTTGCGTCGCCTCCGGCCCCAGAAACCGATAGCCGGAAGGCAACTTCAAGATGGCCTGGTCACCCAGCGGCACGTCCGTCGGCCCCACCTGCCAGTCTAGAGCCGGACGAGCAGCCTCCTGAGCCCTAGCCGGCACTAGCACGCTGTACAGGCCGAGGGCCAGGACGACCATACCGACCATGAGCCTCAACGCCCACCCCATAACACCGACCTCCTCCCCCTGTATCTACCGATTTCCATGCAGAACCTCATGAGCCTGTCCTGTCATCATACAGGTTTTCGGACGCTTGCAGGGTCCTGCCAGCCGTTCCCGGTCAATAGACGATGGTCGTGACCGACCGCGGACTTTCTTGATCGGCAGTCACCTGTACGCCCACGCGGCCGATGACGCGGCCGTCTTCGGTTTCTACATCGATCCGCCACTCTCCCGGATCGAGCCCCTGTTTGAAGGTGTAGGCTCGATACCCTCCCTCTCGCCCCCCGACAATCTTCAAGGCGATGCGATCGGCGGACACGAAGGGCCGGCCGGACTCCGGCCGGAAGTACCAATGGTGGTAGACCGTCGTTCGGAGCGCGACCGGGGCAAAGACGGCGGTGAAACAATACAACGGTTCGTCCGCCGCGATGGTCGAGGCGGAGTGTTTCCAAGGTTCGTACCATTGTCGCTCGAACGACAGTTCGAAGTGGTCCCCGGCTCGTTTGACTTCGTGGTACATCCCGCCGAACTTCAGCGACAGCGGTACCGGCGGGATCCAGTTGAGAATGTAGAACCCCACCAGCAAGGCAATGACCGCCATGGCCGGCGCCGTCGTCAAGGTCGCTTCACGCCGGGTTCGGTCCTCGTTGCCGCGGTAGATCAGTTCCACGACCCGCAAAGTCACCAGCACACTCAGCACCGCGCCCGCCAGAAACATCGCCTGGTTCATCCAACCGGTCATGACCGGCAGAAAGAAGGTGAAGAAGGCGAAACAGACCAAGGCATAGAGCCCCACCAGGAGCTGTAGATTGGAGAGACGATCGCGCAAGAACTCATTGCCGACCAGCAGCCCCACCAACAGCACGAAGAACACGGCCGAGCCGGTCCAGGTCGCACTTTTCCAATAGAAGATCGTATAGGCGCTGAAGAGGCTCCCGAATAGAAACTGGATGGCCATCGGCGCATAGGGTCCGGCCTGCAGGGCCCACCGAATGGCCTTGGGGGTTTCCGGCGGCAAGTCCTCCGGCGCCATCCGGCTCGTCCCCAGGCGGCCGGTCAGGACGATCAGAAAACCCAGGAGCAGCAAATAGAGCAGGAGCAGCAGATTGCCTTGCAGGCGATCAATCCGGCTGAGGGTGAGGGTGTCATAGGTCACCCCCGAGAGGAAAAAGAGCGGCGGCAAGTAGGGTTTGCCCAAGACCGCCTGCACCCGTTGCATCGACACCATGGAGGCTAGAGTTCAAGATCGCCTCGTGATTGTCAAACGAAGAGTCGATTACACGAAGGGAGGTAACGGGGCGTACTTCACCGACATGCCGATCACGCGCTCCAGCCAGGGGGCCATGGCCTCCTCCTTGAGCGGCGCGCGATTCAACCGGGCTTCGATCTGAAACCCGCCGACAGTCCCGACCAGGCCGATGATGGCCGAGGCCTCTTCCGCTTCCGGCAGCAGCTCCTGCGTCTGAAACTCGCAGAGGGTGCTGTACAGCCGCCCTTGCGGCTCGATGATACGCAGCACCTCCGGCAGTTCGCTCAAACGGCAATGGACGGAGCAGCGGTAGACCGAGCGCGCCCCGGTCTGGACGGCGGCGAATTGTTCCAATGCAGATTCGGAAAATCCCGTCAGATAGGCCCGCACCGACGCGGCTTGCGGGACAAAGGTGGCGGCCAGTCGGCTTGCCGGCACCAGAAACTCAAAGGCATCCGAGGAATTGTATTCGAACTGACAGGGGCCGAAGGCATCCGGCCAGGAACAGAAAAAAGGCGTAACAGGGTCCGCCGGCGTCAACACCAGCCCGCCCTTCTCCACGGAGGTTTCGACCGGCAAGTCCAGAGTCGTGATGGCGTCGAGGAAGATGGCCCGCCGCTCATCGACCCAGTCGTTGCGTCTGGCCTCTTCCCGCGTTTCTCCCGGCGTCACCACGTCGAGGGTCTGGAGCCGGACGCGGATGAACGCGTGGCTGTGCCGGAAGCCAAGCCACAGCATATTGACGGGGTGATGAAACCGGAGGGGGCCTCTGGTTCGCCAGGGATGGCTGATGGAGCAGTAGGTGCCGACGCTCTGATGTTGTTGATAGACCGTATGGTACCCGCCTGCCAGGAGGAAAAAATCTCCCTGCCACCCCTCGCGTGCATGGATCAGCGTGACGTCTTCAGTCGCCCACTGATCGAGCCGGTCGAACTCCGCCGGGGAGTCGACCGCCCAATCCTCTACGTAACAGATCACGTCTTTGACAGGCTGCGCCGATTTGAGCCCCAAGGCGGCCAACCGTTCCCCGACCGCCAGCGCATCACGGAAGGTCAGACGTCCCGCTGTTTCCCACCGCCGCTCACGCATGACGCTGCTCCCAAGACGCTCTGCAGCTCTGGTCGGCGGCCTGGCTCACTTGATGGACTTCAACACGCGGCCCTCGATCTTCGTGTCGCTGATGAAGCGGTCGATCGCATCCTGCATCAGCCCGGACATCATGCTTTCGATATCCTCGCTGGTGAACCAAAAGACGGGCTTCGATTCTTGCCCCTGCGTGTTGCGCTGCGTCGTGCTCTCGTCCGTCAGGTTCTTCACCTTGAAGGCCAGTCGGCTTTCGCCGGTCAACTTGGTGTTGAACACTCGGCTCTTGGCGGTCGCAAAAAAGTCGCGGATTTCCCCGCTGATCACGATGTCGGCCCCGGCGACCGCCACGCCCGACTGCACGACTCGCGCATCCCAGCCGCGACGATTCCAGGCGCGCTGCCGCAGCGTTTCCGCCAAGGCTTCCGCAATCGTCACCCCCGGCGACCCGCCGGGCACGTTGAAATAGGTCACCCCGCCGCCCAGATGCGACCGCTGGCCGATCTTCGATTTGTCCGCGCGCAGATCCTCGAACGGTTCGATGACGATCTTCACCGGCTCCGGCTGCCCACCCTGCGCCATCAGCTGTTGCGACTGCAGATTGACCGACACCATCTCACCGGTACCGGCGCAGCCCCACAGCAGGGCCAGGCCCACCGCGACACAGACCTGACTCAGAATTCGACATCCCTGTGCAATCACACGCTCCTCCCTATCGGTAAGTGGGTCCTCGACAAGACGGGCCCCAGTCTACCCAATCTGCGAGCCGGATGACAAACGGGAATGGCCCGGCGAAGTACCGGCCTGGCCTGGAGGAAACGGTTAGGGCGTGAGCAACGGAAACAGGCGGCGAAAGGTGTCCCGTCCAAGGTCGGGCAAGCCCCCTGCTTGCACGGCGGGCGCATCCAGTGGAACGAATCGCGCGATCTTGAACCAGGCCCGCCCCGAGAGCACCGCCGCTACTTGGGCTTTCCGATCGTGGGTGATGGGCAGCGTGTACCCTTCGCCTCGCTTCCATTCCCAAAGGGTCGGGGCAAGCGAGAGTTCTAAATCATGACCGGCCAGTCGATGGAAGCGGTCGACCAGGTTCTTCCGATACTGTTTGACCAGCCCGCCCTCCACGATCAACGCGAAGACCAGATGGTGCCCCCACCAGCAGAGGGAACGGAAGGTCAACTTCTCGTCGCCGCGAAAATGTTTGGGGTAGTCGAGGTATTGGTACGGGCAATGCTCCAGATGTTCCCCTTTGACCATCTGTGCCTTGGTAGGATCGAACTCAGCGGGAAGCAGCAACCTGACCTGGGCCAACTCCGACTGGAGGCCCTGATGCAACCGGACGAGTTGCTCGCGCACCTTCACCACAATCCGCTCCTTCGCCCGGAACAGGTCGCGATCGGTCAACAGCTTCACTTCGTCGGGAGCAAACAGGGGCGTCTCGGCAAGTGGGTCCACGTGGTTAGGATTTCTGATGGGATTCGAAGGCGGACACCCGGAGGTCGAAGAGACGGCGGCATTCGGCGCAACGCAGACCCGCGCTGTCGCGAATCACGTCCAACTCCCGGATCGTGACCGCCAAGGCATGGGCCTGCAGGCAAGCCACGAGCCGGTCTTTCGGGGTCGTGACGGCCGCCGCCGGGATCAGGTCCCCGTCAAGCGGCACTGCGGCCACGCGCGCGATGACCTCGTCGAGCGAGAGGGAATGCACCATCCGGCAGGAGGTGCAGGCGACGAGCAGCCGCCCTTCGTCATCGATACGTTTCAGAGAGAGGCACAGGGGATGGACGGCAAAACATTGCTGGACGAAGGCCCCACTGTAGAACCGTTGCCCCATAGGCGCACCAGATTACAGCTTGGCCAGCGCCAACATCAGGAGCGCGCCGACCGCATAGGGAATTGCGCAGGAATACAACACGGCCGCCAACGCCCGATCCGGCGAAGTCGCCCGCACCGTCTGGTCCTTGTAGATGAACTCAAATCCCAGGATGAGCAGGGTCAAGGTCAGCACGAACACGCGGCTGGTCCTGGGCCAGCTGTAATGGCCGCTCACGATAAAATTCGCCGTGAAGAAGCCGCTGGAGAGGAACAGGAGCGGCGCCAGCACATACCGCAACGCGTGAGACAGGAAGACATGCCAGGAGGGCCTGGCCGACCGTTGTTGCGGATCGACGAGCGTCATGACCCGACGGCAGCGGGTTGGTTCGAAGAGGAAAGCGTCCGTTGTTTGGCCTGCTCCTCGACCGTCCGGCAGGTCTTGCAGATGCGGGGACGCGCCTTGAGGAAGCTGACCTTGCCGCTCGCGAGACAACTGTAATGCACGAACTCATCGCAGACCGTGCAACGCGACCAGCCGCCGCGCAACATCGTCTTATCGCGGTAGAGGCCCTGCTGACAGACCTTGCAGAGGCGGGGTTCGATCCCCAGCAGCATGGGCTCCCATTCACCCGCAGCTTTCCGAATACTCATAGCGCGTGAGTATAACGAAGGGGTCGAAGGAAAAACAAGGAGTCCCCGGGCTCACTGAATCTTTCGGGAGACCCAGTAACCTGGTTTACGCCTCAAATGCATGACCGCAGCCACATAAATAGTCTGCCCTTCTAAGGCATAGATCACTCCATAAGGGAAACTGCTGAACGAGGTACCGTCGGAATCTTCCCGTGAGGGTGCGCGAAAGGGTCGGATGTTGCGGATATTGGTTAAAAGCGGCCTCAACAGCAACGAGAAATTCTTCGCCGAGACCTTCGCGGCAATCCTCATAAAAGAGGGCGGCTTGACTTAAGGAACGTCTGATTAATTCGCGTTTCCACGAAGCAATCTGTTTCTCGGTGGATCAAGACGGGCCATCAGCTGGGAACCCGCTGGTCCGAGAGCGCCTTTCTCGGATTCCTCCGCCGTCAGGCGGCCCGCGCCCCGTTCGCACCCCCGTCCGCTAGGCTGCCGCCAGCAAGTGCCGGCGTGCTACATACAGATTCGCCAAGCCGCAACTGATAGACAACCAGTGCGCATTCTTCGCGAGCCCCCGGTACCGCACTTTGGCCCACCCGAAGATCCGCTTGATCACCAAGAACACATGCTCGACTTTGGCACGAACCTTCGACTTCGTCCGATTGCGGGCCCGCTCCGTCTCGCTCAAGGGCCGATGGCGATGGGCTTTCGTCTGGACGAAGCTCTTGGCATGGGGAGCATGGTGCTGAATCATGTCGCGTTGCCCGCTATAGGCGGCATCGCCCCATACTCGTGTCTCCTGTCCATGCAGCAACTCCGGCAACACCTGGCTGTCATGGACATTCGCCGCCGTGGCCGCCACTGAGTGAACCAGCTTCGTCCGGCTGTCCACTCCAATATGCGCCTTCATGCCGAAATACCACTGGTTCCCCTTCTTGGTCTGATGCATCTCCGGATCTCGCTCTTTCTGGCGATTCTTCGTCGAACTGGGCGCATTGATGATCGTGGCATCCACGATCGTGCCCCGGCTGACCTTCAGCCCGTGGGCAGCCAGATACGCGCCGATCCGCGCAAAGAGCTGTGCGCCCAAGTGGTGGGCTTCCAGCAGATGCCGAAACTTACAGATGGTGGTTTCATCCGGTACGGGCTCGCGGCCCAGATCAATCCCCACGAACTGCCGCATGGCGTGTGAGTCGTACAGCGCTTCCTCCACCGCCGGGTCCGACAGGTTAAACCACTGTTGCAGACAATGGAGGCGCAACATGCGTTCGACACCCACGGGCGGACGCCCTGGGCCCTCGGCCTTGGGGTAGACCGGCTCGATCGCCGCTACCAATTCCGCCCATGGAACAACCTGGTTCATCTCGTTGAGAAACTGCTCCCGGCGGGTGGGCTTGCGATACTGTTCAAACGAGACTTCGGCAAACGTCTGTTGCTGCATGGGGCACGCCTCCAGTTCAGTGCTGCGCTACCCTTAGCACATCATGCAAAGAGAATAAATCAGACCTTCCTTAATTCGGCTTTCGCTGCCGGATCAAGAAGCAACCTCAACGACGGAGATCCTTCCGGATGTCGCGTAATGCCTTGACGGCTGAAACCGGCTTCGTGAGCTTCCGCTTCCAGGCAGAAAGTCGTCGTTCTGCCTCGGCGCCCCACGCTTCATCCACCGAAGTCAAACGTTCGCTGTTCATCTCAGCGATAAGTCGCTCGACCAACCGTTCACGCTCCGTCGGCGAGAGCTTCCAAGCTTGTTTTTCTATCGCTAGTGTTGTGTCTCACAAATAGATTGACAATATGATCGCAGTGGCGTACATGGTCGAACATGTGGGACTCCGCTCCAAGATTGACCATAAGCCTGGAGCAAGCCGGCACGTTGCGGAGGTGGGTTCGAGCCCACCACACTCCGCAGCACGTCGTGATGCGGTGTCGCATCATTCTGATGGCGGCCGAAGGCCTGTCCAACAACCAGATCGCCAAGCACTTGGGAGTGAGTCGGCCCACCGTCATTCTGTGGCGTGAACGCTTCGCACAAGCCGGCCCACCAGGATTGACGGAAGTGCGCAAGGGCCGCGGACGCCGGCCCTCGATTTCGCCGAAGAAGGTGCAGCAGATTGTCGAAGCGACGCTGCACACCAAACCGAAAGGGGCGACTCATTGGAGTTGCCGCACCATGGCCCAGCAGCACGGCGTCAGCGCCGCCACGGTCCAGCGCATCTGGGAGGCACACGGACTGCAACCTCATCGAGTCCGGCGCTTTAAGCTGTCGCGTGATCCGCAGTTTCTCCAAAAGCTGACGGACGTGGTGGGCTTGTATATGAATCCGCCGGATAAGGCCTTGGTCGTCTGCGTGGATGAGAAGAGTCAAATCCAGGCACTGGACCGAAGCCAGCCGGGCTTGCCCATGAAGCCAGGGCGGTGCGGCACGATGACGCATGACTACAAGCGGCATGGAACAACCCCGTTGTTTGCCGCGCTGAATGTCCTGGAAGGCACGGTCGTGGCCGATTGTATGCCACGTCATCGCCACCAAGAGTTCGTGAGATTTCTCCGGAAGCTGGATCGAGAATTCCCCCCGTCCCAGGACCTGCACCTCATCCTGGACAACTATGGCACCCATAAACATCCCACCGTCCAGCAATGGTTGGCCAACCGGCGGCGCTTCCACCTGCACTTCATTCCGACCAGTTCATCGTGGTTGAACCTGATCGAACGGTGGTTCGCCAACCTCACCGACAAGCAGATCCGTCGGGGCACCTTTCACCGCGTCCCCGCACTGATTCAGGCCATCAAAGAATTCGTGGCGGTCCATAACAAAACCCCACGGCCCTTTGTCTGGACAGCCTCGGTAGAATCCATCATGGATAAAATCAATCGTTGTAAGTCCATTTATGAGACACAACACTAGGGCAGCTGCGACCGGAACATACGGCACGGCTTCACCAAAGCGACGCGTGACCTCCCGGAAGGCGGCATCCAGCTTCTTGGTCTGGGCGGCCAGACGAAAGAAATCCCGCAGCGAATCCAACACCCGCTCCTGATAGTCTGTGAGCGTGATCACGCCTCGCCTTTCGAATAGAAGCCAATTCGGCGTTTGGGAGCATCCGGAGGCGGCTGCAACAGCGGTAGCAGCTTCTCGTATACATCCAGCAAGGCCGAGCCGTGCTCGAGCAACGTCCGGTCAATTTCGGCCAAACGTTTCAGAATGGCGTGATTCGCGGCAACATGCTCGCGCAGGCGGACAAAAGCCCGCACCACAAAGACACTCATCTGGACCGCCCGCTCGCTGCGGAGAATGTTCGCAGCCATCCCGGCACCGTGTTCGGTAAAAGCCCAGGGGCGATAGGTCGCACCTCGATGACGGCTGGAACTGGTCACAAATTGTGACCAGTTCAGAGCGTTGCTCTTTTGGGGTGAACTCATCGAAATTTGCGATGAGTTGCCCGTACCAGTTGAAGCGTCAATGCCTTCTACCTGTGAAGCCACAATATGTGACTTCACATCGGCAAATTCCTTGTCGGTCAATCAGGAAATCAATCGACAGCCTCTCAAGTATCTTTAGCCATGCTTCTTCCAAGCTTGCTGGTCCCCTTCCCCTCAAAGGCTGACCTCCGGCGATCCTCAACTGCGCGCGTCGAACGAGGGCATTCCGAGGCCGCGCGTTCCGCGAGCAAGAGGATGCGGGAGGTCAGCCCTCTTCCCTTCTTCGTTTGACACTCCCTGAACCCCTTTGCTACTCTCACGCGCACATGAAGACCCACGGCTTCCCAGTCGCCTCCGCATGAGCCCCACGAGCCAACTCTCTCCCACAGGCATGGACATCCGCGAATACCTCGAACGCAAGCGCGAGGAGGTCGACCGCTATCTGCAATCGGTGATTCCGAGCGCGGAGACGATGCCGACCACCCTGCACGAGAGCATGCGCTATAGCCTCTTCGCAGGCGGGAAGCGGGTACGGCCCATTCTGGCCATCGCCGCCGCTGAAGCGGTCGGCACGGCAGGCCAAGCCGTCTTGCCGGTGGCGTCTTCTCTGGAATTGATCCATACCTATTCACTGATTCACGACGACCTCCCGGCGATGGACAACGACGACTTTCGCCGCGGGAAGCCGACCAACCACAAGGTGTACGGCGAGGCCATGGCCATTTTGGCGGGAGATGCGCTCCTGACCATGGCGTTCGAGCTGTGCGCGCGAGCCCACGGGGAATCTGGCCTCGACGCGGCCCGGCAAGTCCGGCTGATCCAGGAACTGGCGGTCGGGTCCGGCAACGTCGGCATGGTCGGCGGACAGGTCCTCGACATCCAGGCGGAGAACAAGGACATCGACCTCGCCACGCTGCAAACGATCCACAAACACAAGACCGGCATGCTGATTCGCGCCGCCGTCCGCATGGGTGCCATCACTGCCGGCGCAACGTCGAGTCAGCTCGACGACCTCACGGTCTACGCCGAAAACATCGGCTTGGCCTTCCAGATCGCCGACGACGTGTTGAACGTAACCGGCACCCGCGAGGAATTGGGCAAGAACCCGAATACCGACGCGCAGCGGGGCAAGAAAACCTACCCGACCTTCTACGGCGTCGACGGCGCCAAACAATTGGCCGAAGACTGTGTCACTCGGGCCAACGATCGCCTGGCCTCGTTCGGAGCCAAGGCCGACCCGCTCCGCGAACTGGCGCGCTACATCACCTGGCGGAAAAACTAACCGTCCTTCGTGAACGGCCCCGTGACTCCACTCGCTCACCGTCCCCATCGCTTGCCTCGCAGGCGCATGATGCGGCATCCTGCCCCCATGAAGGACTGCTTCCAGTGAAAGCCCTCGTCACCGGCGCAACCGGATTCGTCGGCGGAGCCGTGGCCCGCGCCTTGGTCAAGGCCGGAGTCGAGGTGCGCGTCCTCACCCGCAAGGGGGCCGACCTCCGCAACCTGGCCGGTCTGACGGTCGAGCAGGTCCATGGCGACTTGCGTGATCGCGCATCGCTCCGTACGGCCTTGGCCGGCTGCCGACATCTGTACCACGTGGCGGCGCATTACGCCCTCTGGGCGAAGGACCCGTCCATCTTCTACGATATCAACGTGACCGGCACGAAGACCCTGCTGGAAACGGCCCGCGAGGTCGGCATCGAGCGCACGGTCTACTGCAGCACCATCGGGGCCATCGGCTTGCCGCCGGAGGGAGGGCCGGGTACGGAGGAGACGCCGGTCTCGTTGGAGCAAATGGCCGGCCATTACAAACGGTCGAAGTATCTGGCCGAGCAGGAAGTGCTCAAACTCGCGCGGGAAGGCTTGCCGGTCGTCATCGTCAATCCCAGCGCACCGGTCGGCGAGGCCGACGTGAAACCGACTCCCACCGGCCAGATCATCGTGGATTTCATGCTGGGCCGGATGCCCGCCTACATCGAAACCGGCATGAATCTCATCGACGTGGACGACGTGGCCCAGGGGCATCTGCTCGCGATGGAGCGGGGCCGCCAGGGGGAGCGGTACATCCTGGGAAACCGGAATCTGTTGCTGAACGAAGTGTTCCACATCCTCAGCCGCCTCACGGGGGTGAAGGCGCCCACTATCAAGCTGCCGCGCGCGGCCATCTTGCCCTTGGCCTATGCCAACCAGTGGTTCGCCAATGTCACCGGCGTCCCGCCGCGCATCCCGCTCGAAGGCGTGAAGATGGCCAAGTACAAGATGCATTACGACTGCAGCAAGGCGATCCGAGAACTGGGCCTGCCACAGACACCGGTGGACGTGGCGCTGGAAAAGGCCGTGCAGTGGTTTCGGCGTCACGGCTACGTCTAATCGAATGCTCAACTCGCCCGATGGAATTCGCCCTCCTCTTCTTTAAGACCATCGCCTTCCGCCCCTACGTGTTCGCCTTCCTGGCCGCATTTCTGGTTGCCGCCGTCGCGCTGATCGGCTGGCCCCGCACCTGGCGCTTCTGGCTCATCAGCTGGGCCACGGCCTTCGTCTGCGAATATTCGTCCACCCGCACGGGTATCCCCTTCGGTTGGTACCATTACAACGGTTCCACCGTCGGGCAGGAGCTGTACTTCTCGAATATCCCCTTCATGGACTCGATCTCGTTTTCCTTCCTCCTCTACGCCAGCTATTGCCTGGCGCTTCTGCTGCTCTTGCCGATCCGGTCGGATAGTCGGGGTGCGCGATGGCGACTTCCCGACATGCAGTTCGACCTTTCCCTGCGCACATCCTGGTCGGTTTTTGCGCTGGCCGTGCTCCTGTTCGCCTTCATCGATATGGTGATCGATCCGGTCGCGCTAAGGGGGGACCGCTGGTTCCTGGGCAAGATCTATTATTATCCCGACCCGGGCGTGCATTACGGCGTCCCCATGGCCAACTATGTCGGCTGGGCCGTCGTCGGTGCGATGTCCCTCTGGGCCTATTTCCCGCTCGACCGCCGACTCGACGCATCGCTTCCCCCCCATACTCCTTCGACGACCCACCGCCTGCTCCTGGGTGTCGGACTCTACTACGGCGTGCTGGCCTTCAATTTGGCCGTCACCTTCTGGATCGGTGAAGCGTTGCAGGGCACCACCGGGCTCCTGATGTACGTGCCCGTCACTGCGCTCCTGCTCCTGCGCCTGTTCATGCCTGCGACACACTCTGTCTAAACGCACCCCGAGCCCGCCGCTACGCGGCGCTGCGATTGGCATTCATTCGGCCAAGACGGTATAGTGTGGAAAGGCGTGACGCCCGGGGTGGAAGGTTCGTCTCTGATGAAGAAACTGTGCGGACTATTGATGATTGGATTCTTCGCCATGCTGGGAATCTTCGGATGGTTCGGCTACCAATCCTACTCGACCGGTTTCAGCGCCAAGGCGGAACCGAATGAGCTGGAAGTGCTGATCGCCAGACAACTCCGCCATCTGGCCATTCCCTACGAGAATCGGCAGTTGCGAAACCCGTTGCCCGTCACGCAGGAGCTGATGAAAGAAGCGCGCGCCCACTTCGCGGACCACTGCGCCAGTTGCCACGCCAACAACGGCAGCGGGGAGACCGTGATCGGCAAGAACGTCTATCCGAAAGCGC
It contains:
- a CDS encoding site-2 protease family protein — its product is MKVLLLLLSGLKLGKVALTGGTMLLSMVAYSFVFGWWYAVGFVLLILFHELGHYAAAKQRNLDVGAPTFIPFVGAWIQLKEQPMDVETEAYVGIAGPVAGTVAAVACYYAAEYTDSPLLLALAYAGFMINLFNLIPLSPLDGGRITAIISPKVWWLGVPILIGLFIVNHSPMLLLVAIMAIPHVMATFRGGPSGLPERYYEVPMGTRVSYGLYYLGLAAFLGIMSYETHLLLPAAQG
- a CDS encoding DUF2167 domain-containing protein — its product is MGWALRLMVGMVVLALGLYSVLVPARAQEAARPALDWQVGPTDVPLGDQAILKLPSGYRFLGPEATQQLLKRMGNFPSGQELALITSTKEGEGWFLVARYVDAGYVKDDEAAEWDADALMAAIKEGTEEDNKARHAQGVPPLIIRGWEEKPHYDRAAHKVVWAISAQEQETVGVNYNTLALGRHGYLSMNMVGPLEALPTLKPHVGQLLGNVEFVEGKRYRDFNSTTDKVAAVGLSALIAGAAIKSGLLAKLWAFVVPLLMVGKKFLMLLVIALGGLAAKYFKKKPQVESMRGDGGLPS
- a CDS encoding DUF2914 domain-containing protein, coding for MVSMQRVQAVLGKPYLPPLFFLSGVTYDTLTLSRIDRLQGNLLLLLYLLLLGFLIVLTGRLGTSRMAPEDLPPETPKAIRWALQAGPYAPMAIQFLFGSLFSAYTIFYWKSATWTGSAVFFVLLVGLLVGNEFLRDRLSNLQLLVGLYALVCFAFFTFFLPVMTGWMNQAMFLAGAVLSVLVTLRVVELIYRGNEDRTRREATLTTAPAMAVIALLVGFYILNWIPPVPLSLKFGGMYHEVKRAGDHFELSFERQWYEPWKHSASTIAADEPLYCFTAVFAPVALRTTVYHHWYFRPESGRPFVSADRIALKIVGGREGGYRAYTFKQGLDPGEWRIDVETEDGRVIGRVGVQVTADQESPRSVTTIVY
- a CDS encoding IS5 family transposase, which gives rise to MQQQTFAEVSFEQYRKPTRREQFLNEMNQVVPWAELVAAIEPVYPKAEGPGRPPVGVERMLRLHCLQQWFNLSDPAVEEALYDSHAMRQFVGIDLGREPVPDETTICKFRHLLEAHHLGAQLFARIGAYLAAHGLKVSRGTIVDATIINAPSSTKNRQKERDPEMHQTKKGNQWYFGMKAHIGVDSRTKLVHSVAATAANVHDSQVLPELLHGQETRVWGDAAYSGQRDMIQHHAPHAKSFVQTKAHRHRPLSETERARNRTKSKVRAKVEHVFLVIKRIFGWAKVRYRGLAKNAHWLSISCGLANLYVARRHLLAAA
- a CDS encoding addiction module protein: MVERLIAEMNSERLTSVDEAWGAEAERRLSAWKRKLTKPVSAVKALRDIRKDLRR
- a CDS encoding IS630 family transposase codes for the protein MWDSAPRLTISLEQAGTLRRWVRAHHTPQHVVMRCRIILMAAEGLSNNQIAKHLGVSRPTVILWRERFAQAGPPGLTEVRKGRGRRPSISPKKVQQIVEATLHTKPKGATHWSCRTMAQQHGVSAATVQRIWEAHGLQPHRVRRFKLSRDPQFLQKLTDVVGLYMNPPDKALVVCVDEKSQIQALDRSQPGLPMKPGRCGTMTHDYKRHGTTPLFAALNVLEGTVVADCMPRHRHQEFVRFLRKLDREFPPSQDLHLILDNYGTHKHPTVQQWLANRRRFHLHFIPTSSSWLNLIERWFANLTDKQIRRGTFHRVPALIQAIKEFVAVHNKTPRPFVWTASVESIMDKINRCKSIYETQH
- a CDS encoding polyprenyl synthetase family protein translates to MDIREYLERKREEVDRYLQSVIPSAETMPTTLHESMRYSLFAGGKRVRPILAIAAAEAVGTAGQAVLPVASSLELIHTYSLIHDDLPAMDNDDFRRGKPTNHKVYGEAMAILAGDALLTMAFELCARAHGESGLDAARQVRLIQELAVGSGNVGMVGGQVLDIQAENKDIDLATLQTIHKHKTGMLIRAAVRMGAITAGATSSQLDDLTVYAENIGLAFQIADDVLNVTGTREELGKNPNTDAQRGKKTYPTFYGVDGAKQLAEDCVTRANDRLASFGAKADPLRELARYITWRKN
- a CDS encoding NAD-dependent epimerase/dehydratase family protein → MKALVTGATGFVGGAVARALVKAGVEVRVLTRKGADLRNLAGLTVEQVHGDLRDRASLRTALAGCRHLYHVAAHYALWAKDPSIFYDINVTGTKTLLETAREVGIERTVYCSTIGAIGLPPEGGPGTEETPVSLEQMAGHYKRSKYLAEQEVLKLAREGLPVVIVNPSAPVGEADVKPTPTGQIIVDFMLGRMPAYIETGMNLIDVDDVAQGHLLAMERGRQGERYILGNRNLLLNEVFHILSRLTGVKAPTIKLPRAAILPLAYANQWFANVTGVPPRIPLEGVKMAKYKMHYDCSKAIRELGLPQTPVDVALEKAVQWFRRHGYV